The Candidatus Krumholzibacteriia bacterium genome has a window encoding:
- a CDS encoding bifunctional serine/threonine-protein kinase/formylglycine-generating enzyme family protein yields MSESRRVREIFEAVLDLSPSERIRRLDELDAATRTEVESLLRHLEAAGDFLDVSEEQADGNLPFDVLGGVRLTTEIGHGGTGTVYRGIDTSTDDVVALKLLFFGLASSGTGLVRFEGEAERMQRFDHPSIVPLLRSGTERGTHYLVMPFVEGSNVADEMVVDRRRGLGPDPDDPRAIADFVARIADGLAHAHDHGVIHRDVKPANVLIDRQGHPRLTDFGLARDLEAEGPTRSGDVTGTIQYMSPEQLLGRRHEIDHRTDVYSLGVVLYELLTGRRPFLGDSALDVARDIRQGEPTAPRRLRPDVPRDLQTICLKAMEKKPDDRYVSIDAMARDLRAFARGGRIETRPPSALQRARRFVARRRRPLAAAAILLLAVGVAWWTGASRDPTTRTPVVLTSEPSGTRTWVRPWNVGTGEYDEPLELGTTPVRTSLDPGLVRFVFAGDDGALAELSREIPPPDATDGARQVEFHATLVDTTGVLDGMVRIPGGRFVVEHWPPDTDAMVREPWTGPVFAMDRTEVTIGDYLRFHEATGHPLPKDWEDSGLSSLKDRPMVMVSWTDARAYAEWAGKRLPTLKEFQRAVGGTVGNELPWTRYRADVPPESLEVLAVVGRRGDRTLAMSGVDDGLFTQNVPPVGSHPSDRSEDGVLDLLGSVQEWIDASWRTADPETGRLEVDSDRKIAISAGWTIEAELATTQLMLPIEKAFTPGRYVGFRCVRSLDPLTALRPLDRGPSP; encoded by the coding sequence GTGAGCGAGTCCCGACGCGTCCGCGAGATCTTCGAAGCCGTGCTCGATCTGAGCCCGAGCGAGCGCATTCGCCGCCTCGACGAGCTCGATGCCGCCACGCGCACCGAGGTCGAGAGCCTGCTCCGCCACCTCGAGGCCGCCGGCGACTTCCTCGACGTGAGCGAGGAACAGGCCGACGGGAACCTGCCCTTCGACGTCCTCGGCGGTGTGCGTCTCACCACCGAGATCGGCCACGGCGGCACGGGGACCGTCTACCGCGGAATCGACACGAGCACCGACGACGTCGTCGCCCTGAAGTTGCTGTTCTTCGGTCTGGCCAGCAGTGGCACCGGTCTGGTGCGCTTCGAGGGCGAGGCCGAGCGCATGCAGCGCTTCGACCACCCCTCGATCGTCCCGCTGTTGCGCTCGGGCACCGAGCGCGGCACCCACTACCTGGTGATGCCCTTCGTCGAGGGCTCGAACGTGGCCGACGAGATGGTCGTCGACCGCCGGCGGGGGCTCGGACCCGACCCGGACGATCCGCGCGCGATCGCCGACTTCGTCGCCCGGATCGCCGACGGCCTGGCCCATGCCCACGACCACGGCGTGATCCACCGCGACGTCAAACCGGCGAACGTGCTGATCGACCGCCAGGGCCATCCACGGCTCACCGACTTCGGCCTGGCCCGCGACCTCGAGGCCGAGGGCCCCACCCGCTCGGGTGACGTGACGGGCACGATCCAGTACATGAGCCCCGAGCAGCTCCTGGGGCGCCGCCACGAGATCGACCATCGCACCGACGTCTACTCGCTCGGAGTGGTGCTCTACGAACTGCTGACCGGCCGGCGCCCCTTCCTCGGCGACTCGGCACTCGACGTCGCGCGCGACATCCGCCAGGGCGAGCCGACCGCGCCCCGGCGCCTGCGCCCCGACGTGCCGCGGGACCTGCAGACGATCTGCCTGAAGGCGATGGAGAAGAAACCCGACGACCGGTACGTCTCGATCGACGCCATGGCGCGCGACCTGCGGGCCTTCGCGCGCGGCGGGAGGATCGAGACCCGGCCTCCGTCGGCACTGCAACGCGCCCGCCGGTTCGTGGCCCGTCGTCGACGTCCCCTCGCCGCCGCCGCCATCCTGCTGCTGGCCGTGGGCGTGGCCTGGTGGACGGGCGCGAGCCGCGACCCGACGACCCGCACGCCCGTCGTGCTGACGTCGGAACCGAGCGGAACGCGGACCTGGGTCCGCCCCTGGAACGTCGGGACGGGCGAGTACGACGAGCCGCTCGAACTCGGCACCACACCGGTGCGGACGTCGCTCGACCCCGGACTCGTGCGCTTCGTGTTCGCGGGCGACGACGGTGCCCTGGCCGAACTCTCCCGCGAGATCCCGCCCCCCGACGCGACCGATGGCGCGCGGCAGGTGGAGTTCCACGCGACCCTCGTGGACACGACCGGGGTGCTCGACGGCATGGTGCGCATTCCGGGCGGCCGTTTCGTGGTGGAACACTGGCCGCCCGACACCGATGCCATGGTCCGCGAGCCGTGGACCGGCCCGGTGTTCGCCATGGACCGCACCGAGGTGACGATCGGCGACTACCTCCGTTTCCACGAGGCGACGGGACATCCGCTGCCGAAGGACTGGGAGGACTCGGGCCTGTCGTCGCTGAAGGACCGACCCATGGTCATGGTCTCCTGGACCGACGCCCGGGCGTACGCGGAATGGGCCGGCAAACGTCTTCCGACGCTCAAGGAGTTCCAGCGCGCGGTCGGGGGAACCGTCGGGAACGAACTCCCCTGGACACGGTACCGCGCCGACGTTCCGCCGGAATCGCTCGAGGTGCTCGCGGTCGTGGGCCGTCGAGGCGACCGAACTCTTGCGATGAGTGGTGTCGACGATGGCTTGTTCACCCAGAACGTACCACCGGTCGGCTCCCATCCCTCCGACCGCAGCGAGGACGGCGTGCTCGATCTCCTGGGCTCGGTCCAGGAATGGATCGACGCCAGCTGGCGAACGGCAGACCCCGAGACCGGGCGTCTGGAGGTCGATTCCGACAGGAAGATCGCCATCAGCGCGGGCTGGACGATCGAAGCCGAGCTGGCGACGACACAACTCATGCTCCCCATCGAGAAGGCTTTCACGCCGGGCCGATACGTCGGCTTCCGGTGCGTCCGCAGCCTGGATCCGCTCACGGCGCTCCGGCCTCTCGATCGTGGGCCATCGCCCTGA
- a CDS encoding glycosyltransferase family 4 protein translates to MNLLFGSNLSQWGGGEKWMLTAAEAMAERGHRVSLCAPTGSELLARAPASIETFAVDFVRDFDPVSFLRVWRHCRRRRIDVFCLNMDRVLRVGGLAARLAGVRAVIPRRGSEFPLKGHLNYRFQYQVVATALVVNSRATERTLCRDIDWRPRGRVHVLHNGLDLRPYQNPRPRHEVRAELGLADDDLVVLNVGELTTRKNAALLVSVVPDLLTEFPRLRVLLVGEGDQRHALQQQIEALDVGDHVRLLGFRRDVADLLNAGDLLAHTAHVEGFGFAVAEAMACGLPTVVTNASSLPEVLEEGVTGFAFADDDADGLRAALRRYLADPALRREHGEAGRRRVHTHFELGAKMDELERILELETGRRGS, encoded by the coding sequence GTGAACCTCTTGTTCGGATCGAATCTCTCGCAGTGGGGTGGCGGTGAGAAGTGGATGCTCACCGCCGCCGAGGCGATGGCCGAGCGGGGCCATCGCGTTTCACTGTGTGCGCCCACCGGATCCGAACTGCTCGCGCGGGCGCCGGCGTCGATCGAGACCTTCGCCGTGGACTTCGTCCGCGATTTCGATCCGGTGTCGTTCCTGCGCGTGTGGCGCCATTGCCGCCGGCGGCGGATCGACGTCTTCTGCCTGAACATGGACCGCGTGCTGCGCGTGGGCGGTCTGGCGGCGCGGCTGGCCGGCGTGAGGGCGGTGATCCCGCGCCGCGGCAGCGAGTTCCCCCTGAAGGGCCACCTGAACTACCGCTTCCAGTACCAGGTGGTGGCGACCGCGCTCGTCGTCAACTCGCGCGCGACCGAGCGCACGCTGTGCCGCGACATCGACTGGAGGCCGCGCGGACGCGTGCACGTGCTGCACAACGGACTCGACCTGCGTCCGTACCAGAACCCCCGGCCGCGGCACGAGGTCCGCGCCGAACTCGGCCTGGCCGACGACGACCTCGTGGTGTTGAACGTCGGCGAGCTGACCACGCGCAAGAACGCGGCGCTGCTCGTGTCCGTGGTCCCGGACCTGCTTACGGAGTTCCCGCGGCTGCGTGTGCTGCTGGTGGGCGAGGGCGATCAACGCCACGCCCTGCAGCAGCAGATCGAGGCGCTGGACGTGGGCGATCACGTGCGCCTGCTCGGTTTCCGGCGTGACGTGGCCGACCTGCTGAACGCGGGCGACTTGCTGGCCCACACCGCCCACGTCGAGGGCTTCGGTTTCGCCGTGGCCGAGGCCATGGCCTGCGGCCTCCCCACGGTGGTCACGAACGCCAGCAGCCTGCCCGAGGTGCTCGAGGAGGGCGTCACGGGCTTTGCCTTCGCCGACGACGACGCCGACGGCCTGCGCGCGGCCCTGCGTCGCTATCTCGCCGATCCCGCACTGCGCCGCGAGCACGGCGAGGCCGGCCGCCGCCGGGTGCACACGCACTTCGAGCTGGGCGCGAAGATGGACGAACTCGAGCGGATCCTCGAACTCGAGACCGGCCGTCGTGGATCGTGA